In Trichlorobacter lovleyi, the DNA window CCAGTGCTGGTTGCACTTGCCGTTTGGGGGCTGCTTGTCACGGGCTGCCAGCCGCAGAAAACAGAGAGTAATCAGCCTGCACGACCGATCGTGATAACCACGCTGTTCCCATTGTACGATTTTGCCCGCACCATTGCGGGTGACCGGATGGAGGTACAGCTGTTGCTGCCTCCCGGTGTTGAGCCGCATCATTTTGAGCCGAAACCGGACGATCTGGCCCGCATCCACCGGGCTGCCCTGTTTGTCTATATCGGTCCTTTTATGGAGCCTTGGGCGGACAAGATCATACAAGGGGTTGATCGCACAAAGGTCCGGGTTGTTGCCGCTGCATCCGGCGTGACATTGTTGCCTTCCGTTACCCATACCGGTAAGGAACAGCAGCATCATGGCCACGACCATCAGGCTGAGGCCTCTGATCCCCATGTCTGGCTTGATTTTACGGCTGATCAGGCCATGGTTGCCAAACTGCTTGAGGCGTTGGTTGCTGCAGAC includes these proteins:
- a CDS encoding metal ABC transporter solute-binding protein, Zn/Mn family, with translation MFKGVLPVLVALAVWGLLVTGCQPQKTESNQPARPIVITTLFPLYDFARTIAGDRMEVQLLLPPGVEPHHFEPKPDDLARIHRAALFVYIGPFMEPWADKIIQGVDRTKVRVVAAASGVTLLPSVTHTGKEQQHHGHDHQAEASDPHVWLDFTADQAMVAKLLEALVAADPAGAEQYRRRAAALTEQLAALDARYKAGLASCSSRVLLHGGHAAFGYLANRYNLNYQAAAGVTAELEATPRRLAELVQQVRRYNVKAIYSEELVSPRVARTIAGETGATVLKLHGAHNVAKEDLERGVSFITLMEENLKNLQVGLSCRN